The Candidatus Poribacteria bacterium genome includes the window CGGCAATGATTCGGACATCGACAGCATGTGTTTCGGTGCCGCCCATCGGTTCTACTTCGCGTTCTTGGAGGACGCGCAGCAGTTTCATCTGGACTTCGATGGGCAATTCTCCGATTTCGTCAAGGAAGATTGTACCGCTGTCCGCCTGTTGAAATTTTCCCTTTCTTGCGCTGTGGGCGTCTGTGTACGCGCCTTTGACGTGTCCGAAGAGCGCACTTTCAATGAGACTCGACGGCATAGCACCACAATCAACAACCACGAACGGATTGTGAACACGACGACTGTTTTGATGAATCAATTGCGCGACGAGTTCTTTACCGGTCCCACTTTCGCCTAAGACAAGAACGGTTTCATCGCTGACAGCGGCACGCCCTATCTTGAGGTATACCTCCTGCATTGCAGCACTCTGTCCGACCATTTTCCCGTGTCTATCGAAATCAGGTGTAGTAGATGCCTTGACATTCTTCGTCTGTTGTGTTGCTGATGCGGCGCGCGCGACAAGTTCAATGAGTTGCTTCTGATCAATCGGTTTAGTGAGGTATCCGTAAGCGCGTTGTTTCGCTGCGTCAATAGCGGTTTGCGTTGTGCCGTGTGCCGTGATTATAATGATTGAGGCGGTGCTATTGTACTGCTGGATGTCCTCAATTAATTCAAGCCCGTTTGTGTCGCCCAACCAGATATCAAGCAGGATAACATCAACATTTGTCTCCTTGACACACGCGAGGGTCTCCGCCCCATTTCGTGCTTTCAGGGTGTTATATCCCGTCTTTTCGAGAGTGGCGGCGAGTATGTGTCGAAGGCTATCATCATCATCAGCGATAAGCACAAGATTTGACATAAATTATAGTTGTCAGTTGTCAGCAGTCAGTGAAAGAAGTATGTTGTAACAGTCCAGTTTATGATAACCACTACAGGGTGGCTCTTAACTGAAAACTGAAAACTGAAAACTACCTCCTCTGTTGCGTTGTGCGTGAAGGACACGTCCACAAGCAGTTAATTGACGGGAAGTGACATGACAAATGCCGTGCCGACTTCAAGGTTAGAATCAACTTCAATGCCCCCTTGGTGTTCGGCAAGAATTTTTTGGCTAATATAAAGCCCAAGCCCTGTTCCCTTCTGTTTAGTGGTATAAAACGGGTCGAAGAGCATTGGAATATCTTCAGGTGGAATTCCCGGACCGTCATCTTGAACCCGTACATGGATGACTTCCTTTGCCGGTAGGTATTCTGTCTGAATAGCCAATGTCCCTTCTGTATCCATTGCTTCAATGGCATTGTAGAATAGATTGAGAAGCACTTGCGTTATGCCGTCTTCGTTTATATTCACTTGCGGACAGGCACTGTCGTATTGTGTGGCGACTGTGATAGCATGATGCTCGAATTCAGGACGGCAGATCGTGAGGCTCTCCTCAAGCAGTTGATGGATATCCGTACGTTTCGCGACCTGCATCGCCGGTTTGCTGAAAGCCAGTAACTGTTCAATAAACCGGTTGAGTCTATCCACCTCTTTGATAATGATCGCGGTGTATTCCTGAATCTCATCTTGAGAGAGTTGTACTGCGTCGGGATGGGTGCCAGTTTGTGAATCTCCTTCTGTCTCAGCGTGTTGGAGGAGCTGGGTGCCGAGTCGGATACTGCCCAACGGGTTTCGCACTTCGTGTGCGATCGTTCGGACTAACCTTCCGAGTGTTGCCATCCGTTCTGATTCAACGAGCGCGTCAATCGTTTGCTGAATTTTGACGCGTTGCGCAATAGTTGAAGCAATAATTGTCAATAACCGCCGGTCGTCTTCTGCTGAAAATTCATCCGAAGCCTTGTCAATTGTCAATGTCCCGATAACGTGCTCTTCCACAATAATTGGGATACACCAGAAAGCAATCACGTCTTTAGATTCGACGCGTTCTGGCTCAAAGAATTTAATATAACTCAGCGGACTCCGGGTTTGTGGTACACCGATCGCTTTACCGGATGTCAGCACTTGTTTCTGGATGTTTTCCATCTGATTATCGGTGCCGCGTTTCATTTCAGCTGGGGTGAGTCCTAAGACAGCTTCTACCGAAGTGACAACCTTTCCGTTTTCATAGAGATGCAAAGCACCGCGATATATGCCGAGACGTTTGGACAAAATCTCGATGATGCGCTGAAAGAGCCCCTGCAGCTCAAGGTTCGCGTTCGCCGCTTGACTCACCTCAAAAAGCGTGGAGATGTCTCTTATCTGTTTTTCTAAATTCGCGTTGACGCTATGTATCTCCTCCATCTCTTCGACACGGCTACGTCGCTGGGTTTGGAATTGACGGATGATACGGATAACACCGAACACAAGGAACGGATACAGCAGCGCAATAATGATGCTCCCTGTCTGAGTCGGGTAGCGGAAGACATAGACCCAATTGGCTAATGCCGTGATGCCGAACAGAATGTTTTGTTCGCGGGGGCGAGCATATATAACCGCGAGAATCATTACGCCGTAGTAGCAGTGGCTCACAGCGGCATAATATGCCTGCATCTGAAACAAATGTGTACTGACGTTGATAAGTATGACGAGAAGGGCAAGAAAAAACGTAAGCATATTTTGTAGTTATCAGTTATCGGTCTTCAGTTGTCAGGTACTGATAACTGACAACTGTTAACTGACAACCCTAAAATTTCAGAAAGTTGTTGAGCATTTTTAATCCGACGCGCCCGCTCTTTTCGAGGTGGAACTGTGTTGCGATGAGGTTATCGTGTGCAATCGCGCTGCAAAATTCGAGTCGGTACTGCGTCTTTCCAATCACGATGTCTTCTGCCTCTGGGACAGGATAGTAAGAATTGACGAAATAGAAGTGCGCCGGATTCGGAACGTCTTTAAAGATTGGATGCGATTGGGTCTGATGTACTTCGTTCCACCCGATTTGTGGTACTTTTAATGTTTCGGTTTTCTTTTCTGTATCTATCGTTGGATATTTCTTTACGTATCCGGGTAGAAGTCCCAAGCATTCGGTATTCTCTTCCTCACTGTGTTCAAAAAGGATCTGGATACCGATGCAGATACCGAGCATAGGTCTGCCGGTACGGTAGAAATCTGTCAGGACTTGGTTCAATCCACGTTTCTGTAGTGTTTGCATCGTGGCTTTTGCGGCACCGACACCGGGAAAAATAACGCGATCCGCCGCGCGTATCGTTTCAGCGGCGGACGTAATCTCATTTTCATAGCCGAGGTGTGTCAATGCACGCGCAACGCTTGTGAGGTTGCCTGCGTCGTAATCTATGATTGCTATCATTTTTTTTATAGTTGTCAGTTGTCAGTTTGCCTCGCAGTGAGAGTTGTCAGTTAAGAGGTTGTTGTGGCAGTTGCAAACGATCGTCAATGCCCCGCGAGTGACTGACAACTGATAACTGATAACCGATAACTTATATAACGGCTTTTTCAATTGTTTTATAAAGATTAGCGGTCTCAATGCCAGCGATGGCGGCTTCAGAACCCTTGTTGCCCTCCTTGATACCGGCGCGTTCAAGTGCCTGCTCTATTGTATCTGTCGTGATGACACCATAGATAACGGGGACGCCCGTACTGGCGGATAACTGCGCAATGCCCTTCGCACTTTCAGCGGCGACGTAATCGAAGTGGGGTGTCGCGCCGCGGATGACTGCGCCGAGACAGAGGACAGCGTCATACTTTTCACTCTCCGCGAGGCGTTTGGCGATTCCGGGAATCTCAAAGGCACCCGGAGTCCAAAAAACATCGACCTGATCCAAGTCGACACCGTGCCGTTTTAGAGCATCTAACGCGCCAGCGAGAAGCTTTTCAGTAACAAAACTATTGAATCGGCTGACAACAATGCCGAATGTGAGTCCTTCGCCGAGAAGGTATCCTTCGTAGACGTTTGGCATTTTTTATTGGGTCTTCAGTTGTCAGTTTTCAGTTGTCGGTTAGAGAGGCAGCTTGGGCAATCAAATGTCTCTTGTAACTGAAAACTGTTAACTGTTAACTGATAACTCTCCTATTCTTTATTCCTCGTGTAGGAGGAGATGACCGAGTTTAGAACGTTTTGTTTCTAAATATCGGCGGTTAAAGGCGTTCGGTTTCGTTTGCAAAGGGACCCGCTCGACGATTTCAAGTCCATGTCCGGACAGGCCTGTGACCTTTTGTGGGTTGTTCGTCATCAATCGCATCTTTCGGACACCTAAGTCGGCTAATATCTGTGCACCGATGCCGTAATCTCGCAAATCCGCGGGATATCCGAGATGTTCGTTTGCTTCGACGGTATCTAATCCGTCATTGTCTTGTAACTGATAGGCACGGAGTTTCCCCTTGAGTCCCATCCCTCTGCCTTCTTGCCGCATATAGAGGAGCACGCCTCTGCCTTCCTTTTCAATGGTTTGGAGTGCGATTTCGAGTTGTTCACCACAATCGCATCTGAGTGAACCGAAGACATCGCCGGTCAGACATTGCGAATGCACGCGGACCAAAAGCGGGGTTGCATCGGCAATATCGCCTTTTGTGAGGGCGATGTGCGTTTTATCAGTTTCGACGCTTTCGCCGGATGTATCTGTGCTTTCATAGGCGTAGAGTCTGAATTCGCCATGTGCGGTGGGTATATCAGCCGTTGCGACGCGTCTAATAAGCGTTTCTGTCTGGCGGCGGTATGCGATCAGGTCAGAGATTGTGATAATCTTGAGTTGATGTTCCGCAGCGAACGCCATCAATTCCGGGACGCGTGCCATGGTGCCGTCCTCGTTGAGTATCTCACAGAGGACACCTGCTGGATATAACCCCGCCATCCGTGCTAAATCAACGGTGGCTTCAGTATGGCCAGCACGCCGTAGGACGCCACCGGGTTTTGCCTCTAACGGGAAGATGTGCCCGGGTCGAACGAAGTCTGAGGGGATAGCATCAGCATCAACGAATTTCTGGATCGTGTATGCGCGTTCTTGCGCGGAGATACCGGTCGTCACCTCTTTCGCGTCAATAGTGACTGTAAATGCCGTCTGCATCTGTGCCGTGTTCGCAGCGACCATCGGTTGGAGTTCGAGCTCGGCGAGGCGTTCTGAACACGTAGGTAGGCATATCAACCCCCTACCGTATTTCGCCATGAAATTTATAGTCTCTGCCGTCACCTTTTCAGCCGCCATGATGAGATCGCCTTCGTTCTCGCGGTCGGGTTCATCAACGACGATAATCATTTCCCCATTTTCGATTGCAGAAAGTGCTTCAGGAATAGTATTAAAATTGTCTGGCATTCTTGCCTACCATTTTATGGTTGTCAGTTATCGGAGGAATGGTTGTCAGTTTTCAGTTGTCAGTTGTCAGTGAATGCTTGTGGTGGTTACACAATATGTTACTGCCACAAGAACCCTCTTAACCGAAAACTGTTAACTGTTAACTAATATACCCGTGTTTCGCTAAAAAACTCAAATTGAGTGTCTCGGAGGAGGATTGTTCGGTCCACCCTTTCTCCGTTTCGGTATTTTTAAGCAGCGTTTCAATATAACGCGCAACGATGTCAACTTCAAGATTGACCCTTGCGCCGTTCCGTTTCGTTCCGAGAGTTGTTACCTGCTTTGTATGCGGAATTAAGGCAACTTCAAAGGTGTCTGCGTAGATGTCTGAAACAGTTAAGCTAATACCATCAACCGTGATAGAACCTTTGTATGCAATATAGCGTCTGATGTTGCTGCTCATCGTTACTCGCATCAGAGAGGCATCGCCTTCGTCCTTCCATGCACAGATCGTCGCAACTTCATCTACGTGTCCGAGGACAAGATGTCCGCCCAATCTGTCGCTTAACCGGAGTGAGCGTTCAAGATTAACCTGTTCACCGGCTATCCGTTCGCCTAATGTCGTACGACGTAAGGTTTCAGCAGATATATCCGCAGTAAATGCCTCCGGTACAAGAGAACGGATTGTGAGACAAGCACCGTCAACGGCGATACTGTCGCCAATTTCCGCATCGGCGAGAACGTTACGCGTCTGAATTTCAAGAATGGCACCTTCGGGTTTGCGCTGGATATTTCTGATTGTTCCGAGTGCTTCAACAATCCCGGTAAACATGCTATAGATACCCCTCGATGAGAAAATCGGAATCAGGAATCTGCGTGATATGGACTCCCCGCAAGTGAGGGACATCCGTCAAATTGGGAAACCCTTCACCACCGACAGGTCCAGGCGCGTTCCGTCCACCAATGATTATAGGTGCAACGAAACACATAACCTTATCAACGATTCCCGCTGCGATGGCAGATGCATTGATTTCGCCGCCACCTTCTATCAATACGCTTGTTATCTCACGTTTGCCCAATATCTCCATCAGACACTTAAAACAGGCTTGGTTTCCGTATGCTCCCGGCACAGTTATCACTTCCGCTCCTGACTTTTCGAGTGCTTCAACGTTTTCAGACGGTGCTTCTGGTGTTACAGCAACAATCACACCTGCACTGCTTTCGACGTTGAAAATACGTGCGTCCGTAGGTGTCCTCGCGTGTGAATCCATCACAATACGGATCGCATCCTGTCCAGGTCTTCCCTGTAGACGCGTCGTGAGTGCCGGGTTATCGCGCTCGACTGTGCCTCTACCGACGAGGATCGCGTCTACCTCGTCCCGAATCTCATGCCCGCGTTGGCGCGATGCCTCAGATGTAATCCATTGCGATTCACCCGTAGCGGTCGCTATCTTTCCATCAAGGCTCATAGCGAATTTGAGGATAACGAAAGGCAGACCGGTCTGAATGTATTTCGTGTGAACTTCATTTAATTTTTCTGCTTCTTGTTTACATACGTCTACATAGACATCGATGCCTGCCCTCTTAAGTTGACGAATGCCTTTGCCAGCGACGCGCGGATTCGGATCAACGCCTGCGATATAAACCTGAGCGATGCCAGCACGAATTAGTGCCTCTGTGCAGGGTGGGGTGCGTCCCCAATGGCAGCACGGCTCAAGCGTCGTGTAAAGCGTTGCACCTTTGGCGTTCTCGCCTGCGGCGTTGAGGGCGTGGACTTCGGCGTGCGGCGTTCCCGTTTTGTGATGATACCCTTCGCCGATAACTTTACCGTCTTTTACGATGACCGCCCCAACGAGCGGATTCGGACTCGTGCGTCCCTTTGCTTGCCTTGCCAACTTCAGTGCGCGTTGCATGAAGGCTATATGTGCTGCGTCCATAACGATATGTTATCTACACTTTTAGAGTTTTCAGTTATCAGTTACAAGAGGTTTTTGATGATCCTAAAGTCTCTTTTTCTCGCTGCGAAGCAAACTGAAACATTTTTTTGAAGAAAAAATCACTCTGACAACTGATAACTTTTACTTTCATAGTATATCACATTTTCATTAGAAATCAAATCATTTATTAAAGTTTCGCCACCGCTTTCAAGGATTCAAGAATTTCTGTTTGTTGGACAAGATCAAACTGATGCGTGCCGATGTACATGTATCTGATAACCCCCGCTTTGTCAATAATAAACGTTGACGGTCGCGCGATGTTATAAGCCTCAAGGCTGAGCCAGTGATAGACCCCGTAACTTTTGATGACGCTCCGCGTTTTGTCCACCAATAGTGGGAATGTGATCCCATTTTTATCGGCATAACCGCGGAGTTCACGGGGCCACTGCCCCGCGATGGCAAGTGGCGTAGCTGTGTATGCTGCGTATGCTTCGACATTTTTTTCGACTGCCGACAACTGGCGGCGACTGTTCGGTCACCATGTCCCTCGAAAGAAAGTTAAGACGACATGTTGTGCGTCGCGGTATGCTTCAAGGGAGATGTCCGCTCTTTGATGCGATGGCAGCGTGAATAAAGGTGCTGCGTCACCGATATTGAGAATTTTGTTTTTACGTGGCATGGGAATATTATATAGGAAACTACGGTGGATGTCAAATATTCGAGGCATTTACAGGGCCATTTAGTTTTCCGAAATTTTAGATTTTGGGTATTATATGCTCCACTGTAGGATTCGCACTGCGAAGCACTCCCGGTCGCGACTTTTCGATTAAACTGGACAAAAGTCTAAAACTGAAAGCCATGGGAAAACAAGCAAGGACTCTTGACAAAATAAAAGATACAGATAAAATAGTATGCCAAACAGAAAAAATCGCGCGTATCTCTTTGGAACGCTTAAAACCGAAAGGAACAATTAATGATTCAGACGGCTTATAAGGAAACGTATCGTCCACAGTTCCATTTTACACCGAAAACCAACTGGACCAACGACCCGAACGGCTTGATCCACTATAAGGGTGAGTATCATCTCTTTTTTCAACACAACCCGTCCGGTATCAATTGGGGTAACATGACTTGGGGACACGCAGTCAGTCGAGATCTCGTCCATTGGAAACAACTGCCACACGCCATCCACCCAGACGAACTCGGTACCATCTTCTCCGGCTCCGGTGTTGTGGATTGGAAAAATACCGGTGGTTTCCAGACGGGTGATGAGGCGGTGCTTGTCAACTTTTATACATCTGCCGGTAGCCATGCACCGGAACAGGTACCGTTCACGCAGAGTATCGCGTATAGCAACGACCGCGGACGGAGTTGGATAAAATACGAAGGGAATCCTGTCATTGAACATATCGTCGCAAGCAACCGTGACCCGAAGGTGATCTGGCATGAACCGACAGAAAAATGGGTGATGGCTCTCTATCTCGACAAAAATGATTACACGCTGTTCGGTTCAACAGACCTTAAGGCGTGGACGCGGTTATCTGACTTGGAGATTCCCGATACAGAATGTCCTGATATCTTTCAACTGCCTGTTGATGGCGATCCTGAGAACACGAAGTGGGTTTTCTGGGGCGCGGCGGGGAAGTATTATGTCGGTGACTTTGATGGTACGACGTTTACACCAGAAGACGAGGCGCATCGCGCGGATTATGGTGCTAATTTCTATGCAGCACAAACGTGGAGCGACGTGCCAGAATCCGACGGCAGACGCATCCAGGTTGCCTGGATGAGTGGCAGTAATCCGCCAGACATGCCCTTCAACCAACAGATGAGTTTCCCGTGCAGTTTGACCCTTCGGACGACTTCAGAGGGTATCCGTCTCCATCGAGAACCGGTAGCAGAAATTGAAAACATTCATGCGTATACGCATGCATGGAGCGATCTGACGCTTACACCCGCGGAAGATCCGCTTGCAGGATTGACGGGTGAACTGTTTGATATTCGCGCTGAAATAGCACTTAATAATGCGAGTGCTGTCGGTTTCAAGATCCGTGGGCAAGACGTTCGTTATGATGTCGCAGCACAACAGTTGACATTCCTCGAAAGAAGCGGTCCCCTCACACCGCAGGATGGCAAAATCTGTCTGCAAATTCTGGTTGATCGCATCTCTATTGAGGCATTTGGGAACAACGGTGAACTATCAATGACCTCGTATTTCCTTCCTGATTTGGATGACGCCGATATTGGTGTTTACGCCGATGGTGGTGATGCAACTTTGGTGTCACTGAAGGTGCATGAGTTGAGATCATCGTGGGTATAAGTCTGTAAGGGGGTTAGTCACTGAAAAGCGCGCCTATATCGGCGCGCTTTAATAAAGAGCGATATTTTTTAAAGACACAAGTCCATAGAGCATGCCTACAAGACATAACCAGACGTGTTAAACGCTAAAGGACTCGCCGCAACCGCATGTATTTTTAGCATTTGGGTTGGTTATTTTAAAGCCTGAATCCATTAACCCGTCGTTATAGTCGAGGACGGAACCTGCGAGATATAGCGTGCTACGTGGATCGATGAAAACCTTTAATCCGTGAAATTCAAACACTTTGTCAGTGTCTTTTTTCCCACCAAATTCGAGGTTATATTGGAAACCGGAGCATCCACCACCGACAACTTGCATCCGCAAGCCGAGTTCGGATTCAGTCGGCGTTTCACTATTACTAATGAGTGTGATTGCTTTTTGTGCTGCAGATTCTGTGACACTAATCATGGTGAGTGCACCTCCTATTTGGATAAAAAATCAGCAATTGCGTTTTTTAGAACATTTTCAGCAGTGCCAGCGTAACGAAGTTTATCTTCTGGTAGCCCTCCTAACGCATCGGAAAGCTGCACTGCGGTAATTTCTTTTGCTTCCAAGGTATGCTTTCCCGTAACAAGTTCGGTAAGGATAGAAGCACTCGCGATAGCAGTAGGACATCCGAACGCTCGGAACTTCGCCGCAACAATGACATTATCGACTATCTTGAGTGT containing:
- the ribE gene encoding 6,7-dimethyl-8-ribityllumazine synthase; its protein translation is MPNVYEGYLLGEGLTFGIVVSRFNSFVTEKLLAGALDALKRHGVDLDQVDVFWTPGAFEIPGIAKRLAESEKYDAVLCLGAVIRGATPHFDYVAAESAKGIAQLSASTGVPVIYGVITTDTIEQALERAGIKEGNKGSEAAIAGIETANLYKTIEKAVI
- a CDS encoding riboflavin synthase; translation: MFTGIVEALGTIRNIQRKPEGAILEIQTRNVLADAEIGDSIAVDGACLTIRSLVPEAFTADISAETLRRTTLGERIAGEQVNLERSLRLSDRLGGHLVLGHVDEVATICAWKDEGDASLMRVTMSSNIRRYIAYKGSITVDGISLTVSDIYADTFEVALIPHTKQVTTLGTKRNGARVNLEVDIVARYIETLLKNTETEKGWTEQSSSETLNLSFLAKHGYIS
- a CDS encoding peroxiredoxin family protein, producing the protein MPRKNKILNIGDAAPLFTLPSHQRADISLEAYRDAQHVVLTFFRGTWUPNSRRQLSAVEKNVEAYAAYTATPLAIAGQWPRELRGYADKNGITFPLLVDKTRSVIKSYGVYHWLSLEAYNIARPSTFIIDKAGVIRYMYIGTHQFDLVQQTEILESLKAVAKL
- a CDS encoding iron-sulfur cluster assembly scaffold protein; amino-acid sequence: MYTPQVTDHYENPRNVGTIADASGTATVGSPASGEMVKLTLKIVDNVIVAAKFRAFGCPTAIASASILTELVTGKHTLEAKEITAVQLSDALGGLPEDKLRYAGTAENVLKNAIADFLSK
- a CDS encoding bifunctional 3,4-dihydroxy-2-butanone-4-phosphate synthase/GTP cyclohydrolase II, producing the protein MPDNFNTIPEALSAIENGEMIIVVDEPDRENEGDLIMAAEKVTAETINFMAKYGRGLICLPTCSERLAELELQPMVAANTAQMQTAFTVTIDAKEVTTGISAQERAYTIQKFVDADAIPSDFVRPGHIFPLEAKPGGVLRRAGHTEATVDLARMAGLYPAGVLCEILNEDGTMARVPELMAFAAEHQLKIITISDLIAYRRQTETLIRRVATADIPTAHGEFRLYAYESTDTSGESVETDKTHIALTKGDIADATPLLVRVHSQCLTGDVFGSLRCDCGEQLEIALQTIEKEGRGVLLYMRQEGRGMGLKGKLRAYQLQDNDGLDTVEANEHLGYPADLRDYGIGAQILADLGVRKMRLMTNNPQKVTGLSGHGLEIVERVPLQTKPNAFNRRYLETKRSKLGHLLLHEE
- the ribD gene encoding bifunctional diaminohydroxyphosphoribosylaminopyrimidine deaminase/5-amino-6-(5-phosphoribosylamino)uracil reductase RibD, translating into MDAAHIAFMQRALKLARQAKGRTSPNPLVGAVIVKDGKVIGEGYHHKTGTPHAEVHALNAAGENAKGATLYTTLEPCCHWGRTPPCTEALIRAGIAQVYIAGVDPNPRVAGKGIRQLKRAGIDVYVDVCKQEAEKLNEVHTKYIQTGLPFVILKFAMSLDGKIATATGESQWITSEASRQRGHEIRDEVDAILVGRGTVERDNPALTTRLQGRPGQDAIRIVMDSHARTPTDARIFNVESSAGVIVAVTPEAPSENVEALEKSGAEVITVPGAYGNQACFKCLMEILGKREITSVLIEGGGEINASAIAAGIVDKVMCFVAPIIIGGRNAPGPVGGEGFPNLTDVPHLRGVHITQIPDSDFLIEGYL
- a CDS encoding ATP-binding protein, whose amino-acid sequence is MLTFFLALLVILINVSTHLFQMQAYYAAVSHCYYGVMILAVIYARPREQNILFGITALANWVYVFRYPTQTGSIIIALLYPFLVFGVIRIIRQFQTQRRSRVEEMEEIHSVNANLEKQIRDISTLFEVSQAANANLELQGLFQRIIEILSKRLGIYRGALHLYENGKVVTSVEAVLGLTPAEMKRGTDNQMENIQKQVLTSGKAIGVPQTRSPLSYIKFFEPERVESKDVIAFWCIPIIVEEHVIGTLTIDKASDEFSAEDDRRLLTIIASTIAQRVKIQQTIDALVESERMATLGRLVRTIAHEVRNPLGSIRLGTQLLQHAETEGDSQTGTHPDAVQLSQDEIQEYTAIIIKEVDRLNRFIEQLLAFSKPAMQVAKRTDIHQLLEESLTICRPEFEHHAITVATQYDSACPQVNINEDGITQVLLNLFYNAIEAMDTEGTLAIQTEYLPAKEVIHVRVQDDGPGIPPEDIPMLFDPFYTTKQKGTGLGLYISQKILAEHQGGIEVDSNLEVGTAFVMSLPVN
- a CDS encoding sigma-54 dependent transcriptional regulator; this translates as MSNLVLIADDDDSLRHILAATLEKTGYNTLKARNGAETLACVKETNVDVILLDIWLGDTNGLELIEDIQQYNSTASIIIITAHGTTQTAIDAAKQRAYGYLTKPIDQKQLIELVARAASATQQTKNVKASTTPDFDRHGKMVGQSAAMQEVYLKIGRAAVSDETVLVLGESGTGKELVAQLIHQNSRRVHNPFVVVDCGAMPSSLIESALFGHVKGAYTDAHSARKGKFQQADSGTIFLDEIGELPIEVQMKLLRVLQEREVEPMGGTETHAVDVRIIAATNRRLEAAIAQKSFREDLYYRLNVIPISLPPLRERKEDIPELIDLFIRQFVEEYQLPEISVSVEVIKQLTTYDWPGNVRELENAIKRALVMCSGQMLLPEHFDPILKELAPISEPGNLNAQVHAILQAHIEQYMESDTPSGKLYAEIREIFEKPLFKIVLEHTNGNRSKASDILGINRNTLHTKLVEYELVS
- the hisH gene encoding imidazole glycerol phosphate synthase subunit HisH; amino-acid sequence: MIAIIDYDAGNLTSVARALTHLGYENEITSAAETIRAADRVIFPGVGAAKATMQTLQKRGLNQVLTDFYRTGRPMLGICIGIQILFEHSEEENTECLGLLPGYVKKYPTIDTEKKTETLKVPQIGWNEVHQTQSHPIFKDVPNPAHFYFVNSYYPVPEAEDIVIGKTQYRLEFCSAIAHDNLIATQFHLEKSGRVGLKMLNNFLKF
- a CDS encoding iron-sulfur cluster assembly accessory protein, whose translation is MISVTESAAQKAITLISNSETPTESELGLRMQVVGGGCSGFQYNLEFGGKKDTDKVFEFHGLKVFIDPRSTLYLAGSVLDYNDGLMDSGFKITNPNAKNTCGCGESFSV
- a CDS encoding glycoside hydrolase family 32 protein, translated to MIQTAYKETYRPQFHFTPKTNWTNDPNGLIHYKGEYHLFFQHNPSGINWGNMTWGHAVSRDLVHWKQLPHAIHPDELGTIFSGSGVVDWKNTGGFQTGDEAVLVNFYTSAGSHAPEQVPFTQSIAYSNDRGRSWIKYEGNPVIEHIVASNRDPKVIWHEPTEKWVMALYLDKNDYTLFGSTDLKAWTRLSDLEIPDTECPDIFQLPVDGDPENTKWVFWGAAGKYYVGDFDGTTFTPEDEAHRADYGANFYAAQTWSDVPESDGRRIQVAWMSGSNPPDMPFNQQMSFPCSLTLRTTSEGIRLHREPVAEIENIHAYTHAWSDLTLTPAEDPLAGLTGELFDIRAEIALNNASAVGFKIRGQDVRYDVAAQQLTFLERSGPLTPQDGKICLQILVDRISIEAFGNNGELSMTSYFLPDLDDADIGVYADGGDATLVSLKVHELRSSWV